One Leptospira noumeaensis DNA window includes the following coding sequences:
- a CDS encoding magnesium transporter CorA family protein yields MPALFNYILTPSSKDEVLLDRPLPLSHRHPKHWIHITAENEEKLTFLFQKHDIHQLTIEDILNPTSRIKLEIFPNYIFFVFRGFHFERNQLTQKNFNFILTPNQIISLTLDYRDSIGDLIDQWKVNHKILARGYEFIVHKILDIETDHTLAITQKIEERIEHFEDQIFSNAKSLDISNVYSLRASLLSIKKGMLQNKEVLEDLEKIKNSFFSDEADAFFRDVRDHSLRILELVDSNIESISSALEAHIAISTRKTNEIMKILTIMTAIMLPMSLVAGIYGMNFRHMPTLEWEYGFITALGAMGFLGILMLLYFRIKRWY; encoded by the coding sequence AGGCATCCCAAACATTGGATCCATATCACGGCGGAAAATGAGGAAAAACTAACCTTTCTTTTTCAAAAACATGACATCCATCAACTGACGATTGAAGACATCCTAAACCCAACGAGCCGAATCAAACTAGAGATTTTTCCTAACTATATCTTTTTTGTTTTTCGCGGTTTCCACTTTGAAAGAAACCAACTCACCCAAAAGAATTTTAACTTCATCCTAACTCCCAATCAAATCATTTCCTTAACACTTGATTATCGAGATAGTATTGGGGATCTAATTGACCAATGGAAAGTGAATCATAAAATTTTGGCCCGTGGATATGAATTTATTGTTCATAAAATTTTAGACATTGAAACAGACCATACACTTGCCATCACCCAAAAGATCGAAGAAAGGATCGAACATTTTGAAGATCAAATTTTTAGTAATGCAAAATCATTGGATATCAGTAATGTTTATAGTTTACGAGCAAGCCTTCTTTCCATCAAAAAAGGGATGTTACAAAACAAAGAAGTGTTAGAAGATTTAGAAAAAATCAAAAACAGTTTTTTCAGTGATGAAGCCGATGCTTTTTTTCGGGACGTTCGTGACCATTCCCTTCGGATTTTAGAACTTGTGGATAGTAATATAGAATCCATATCGTCTGCACTCGAAGCACATATTGCTATCTCCACTCGTAAAACAAACGAAATCATGAAAATACTCACGATCATGACTGCGATTATGTTACCAATGTCACTAGTTGCGGGGATTTATGGGATGAACTTCCGACATATGCCCACTCTAGAATGGGAATACGGTTTTATTACGGCTCTTGGTGCCATGGGATTTTTAGGTATTTTGATGTTACTTTATTTTAGAATCAAACGTTGGTATTAA
- a CDS encoding SDR family NAD(P)-dependent oxidoreductase: MEFKESIVLVTGGSGGIGREIVRTLVLAGFSVWNLDKVRPASPILQETYREVDLAETPFVVERSLSKIIQESSDAGDLYGLVHNAGFGGPYHPITDVSIEEWDSIFRINLGSLFLFSKFLLPIFQKQNFGRIVAIASSLSIVGSANSVAYSSSKHGLVGFIRSIADEWGKFGITANAVSPGFVDTKMGIQEDQVSDHKAKIIDKTPVRRIAEPSEIARVVNFLLQKESGYISGSNWTVDGGLTAI, from the coding sequence ATGGAATTTAAGGAATCGATTGTACTCGTGACCGGTGGCAGTGGAGGGATTGGACGAGAAATCGTACGAACCCTTGTCCTCGCGGGGTTTTCTGTTTGGAACTTGGACAAAGTTCGGCCCGCATCCCCCATCTTGCAAGAGACCTACCGCGAAGTGGATCTGGCAGAAACACCTTTTGTGGTGGAAAGGAGCCTTTCCAAAATCATCCAGGAAAGTTCGGATGCTGGTGATCTCTATGGTCTTGTGCATAACGCTGGATTCGGTGGGCCTTACCATCCCATCACCGATGTTTCGATTGAAGAATGGGATTCCATTTTTCGGATCAACTTAGGTAGTTTGTTTCTTTTTTCCAAATTTCTTTTGCCTATCTTTCAAAAACAAAATTTTGGAAGGATCGTGGCCATTGCTTCTTCTTTATCAATTGTTGGTTCAGCCAATTCAGTTGCTTATTCTTCCTCCAAACATGGATTAGTTGGTTTCATTCGTTCCATTGCCGATGAATGGGGAAAATTTGGAATCACCGCCAATGCAGTCAGTCCCGGTTTTGTGGATACAAAAATGGGAATCCAGGAAGACCAAGTTTCAGATCATAAAGCAAAAATCATCGACAAAACGCCTGTTAGGAGAATTGCGGAACCTTCGGAAATCGCCCGTGTGGTGAATTTCCTCCTTCAAAAAGAATCCGGGTATATTTCTGGATCCAACTGGACTGTCGACGGCGGACTCACAGCCATCTAA
- a CDS encoding SDR family oxidoreductase — protein sequence MKPKAQVYIFGIGSGIGQGLYNRFLEDKSVSLYGFSRKGELPLNTFSKKENGTFVFDATKKEDLRTIEISLSEKYGFQKEPSAPNYIETELYVYFALGDGIFGPIADLQEDELTSHFQLNVHSLILLAKAFAPHLSYFQQATFVFLGSTAGKQGFPESVAYCASKHAVLGIARALREEWKPFGTKVVHVSLGAVATEIWDTRPQFDKNDMVSISDISEYLWSISHLPKSVFVDDLSITPRKGIL from the coding sequence ATGAAACCAAAAGCCCAAGTTTATATTTTTGGAATTGGTTCCGGAATTGGACAAGGGCTTTACAACCGATTTTTAGAAGATAAATCTGTTTCTCTTTATGGATTTTCCCGAAAAGGAGAACTCCCACTCAATACCTTTTCTAAAAAAGAAAACGGAACTTTTGTTTTTGATGCCACAAAAAAGGAAGATCTAAGAACCATAGAAATTTCCCTTTCAGAGAAATATGGATTCCAAAAAGAACCTTCTGCACCTAATTACATCGAAACAGAACTGTATGTTTATTTTGCTTTGGGTGATGGAATTTTTGGCCCAATTGCCGATTTACAAGAGGACGAATTAACTTCGCATTTCCAACTCAATGTCCATTCTCTCATTTTACTTGCGAAGGCTTTCGCCCCCCATTTGTCTTACTTCCAACAAGCTACATTTGTGTTTTTAGGATCCACTGCGGGAAAACAAGGATTTCCAGAATCGGTGGCCTATTGTGCGTCCAAACATGCGGTTCTCGGAATCGCCCGGGCCCTTCGCGAGGAATGGAAACCATTCGGAACCAAGGTGGTTCATGTGAGCCTTGGGGCTGTGGCCACAGAAATTTGGGACACAAGACCGCAGTTTGACAAGAATGATATGGTTTCTATTTCGGACATTTCCGAGTATTTGTGGAGTATTTCCCACTTGCCTAAATCTGTCTTTGTAGATGACTTATCCATTACCCCAAGAAAAGGAATCTTATAG
- the mtnB gene encoding methylthioribulose 1-phosphate dehydratase, with protein MESFSFLQELTKLSHTYYERQWMYATAGNLSARDGDTFWITASGKHKGELTNKDFVSVSVADGSLVSAGEGLKPSAETSIHQVVYSKIPVAGAALHVHTLDSNLLEFGIGKEEGFRDIPLPPIEIIKAFGIWDEKPNLKFPVFYNHTHVPTIASEIKRYIETKGIPQVPFLLIEGHGPTVWGKSVAEANKHLEAVHFLLQVMARRI; from the coding sequence TTGGAATCTTTTTCTTTCTTACAAGAACTTACCAAACTTTCCCATACCTATTATGAAAGGCAGTGGATGTACGCCACTGCTGGAAATCTCTCTGCTCGCGATGGAGATACGTTTTGGATCACAGCTTCTGGAAAACATAAGGGAGAACTTACCAATAAAGACTTTGTTTCGGTTTCTGTAGCGGACGGTTCCCTGGTTTCTGCCGGTGAGGGTCTAAAACCTTCCGCAGAAACGAGCATCCATCAGGTGGTTTACTCAAAGATTCCTGTGGCAGGTGCAGCTCTCCATGTCCATACTTTGGATTCTAATTTGTTAGAATTTGGAATTGGAAAAGAAGAAGGGTTTCGGGACATTCCCCTCCCACCGATTGAAATCATCAAAGCCTTTGGGATTTGGGATGAAAAACCAAATCTTAAGTTTCCTGTTTTTTATAACCACACACATGTTCCGACCATTGCTTCGGAAATCAAACGTTACATTGAAACAAAAGGGATACCCCAAGTTCCATTTTTACTCATTGAAGGCCATGGGCCTACTGTTTGGGGAAAGTCTGTGGCGGAAGCCAACAAACATTTGGAAGCGGTGCATTTTCTTTTGCAAGTGATGGCAAGACGGATATGA
- the efp gene encoding elongation factor P: MNLGITEVKKGMILKIENELYSVVKTEFVNPGKGSAFIRTKLKNIVRDSSIERTFKAAEKLESVDLERRKMQYCYADGDQIIFMDVNDYEQIPVSKDYVEDILPFMKEETAVEVSFYNDKPIGVTPPNFAILEVTYAEDGLKGDTTGLALKRVTVETGGEVQVPIFIKQGDTVKIDLRDLSYVERVNK; encoded by the coding sequence ATGAACTTAGGCATTACAGAAGTAAAAAAAGGAATGATCCTCAAGATTGAGAACGAGCTTTATTCCGTCGTCAAAACAGAGTTTGTGAACCCAGGAAAGGGTTCTGCATTCATCCGTACCAAACTGAAAAACATTGTCCGCGATTCTTCCATTGAAAGAACCTTCAAAGCGGCTGAAAAATTAGAAAGTGTGGATTTGGAACGTCGTAAAATGCAATATTGTTACGCAGACGGTGACCAAATCATTTTTATGGATGTCAACGATTACGAACAGATCCCAGTTTCCAAAGATTATGTGGAAGACATCCTTCCATTTATGAAAGAAGAAACTGCGGTGGAAGTTTCGTTTTACAATGACAAACCAATCGGTGTCACACCTCCTAACTTTGCTATATTGGAAGTGACTTATGCAGAAGATGGTCTCAAAGGGGATACAACGGGTCTTGCTCTCAAACGAGTGACTGTAGAAACTGGTGGAGAAGTTCAAGTTCCCATCTTTATCAAACAGGGAGACACAGTAAAAATTGACCTTCGAGATTTGTCCTACGTGGAGCGAGTCAACAAATAG
- a CDS encoding KamA family radical SAM protein codes for MTWSDWKWQLQNRITTLEDLEKKLTLTEEERVSFAPALEEFSFAVTPYYLERVEKDNPNCPIRKQILPRAGELKKNPNEVEDPLAEEKYMPVKGVTHRYPDRAIWYISHVCAVYCRFCTRKRKVSDPEETPNRKEWEKALEYFRTHTELREIILSGGDPLTLADSSLDYLLGELKSIPHLNQVRIHTRHPVTMPMRLTESLNEVFAKYFPLYMVTHFNHPNEITDETKMYVMRMIKTGHVSIFNQSVLLSGINDDAKILSELNYKLISIGIKPYYLHQCDEVFGSSDFVVPIERGIEIYRKLRGYHSGITIPSYVKDLTGGGGKVLLSPDYFQKKTKDGYLFQNYLGDEYEVGH; via the coding sequence ATGACCTGGTCGGATTGGAAATGGCAATTACAAAACCGAATCACTACCTTAGAGGATTTGGAAAAAAAACTAACTCTTACCGAAGAAGAGAGGGTAAGTTTTGCACCCGCACTAGAAGAATTTAGTTTTGCCGTCACACCTTACTACTTGGAAAGAGTGGAAAAAGATAATCCAAACTGTCCGATCCGCAAACAAATCCTCCCTAGGGCCGGAGAATTGAAAAAAAATCCCAATGAAGTCGAAGACCCACTGGCGGAAGAAAAATATATGCCCGTCAAAGGGGTGACACACAGATACCCTGACCGCGCCATTTGGTATATTTCTCATGTATGTGCCGTGTATTGCCGGTTTTGTACAAGGAAACGAAAGGTATCTGACCCCGAAGAAACTCCCAATCGCAAAGAATGGGAAAAAGCTTTGGAATACTTTCGCACTCATACGGAATTACGAGAAATCATTTTGTCTGGCGGTGACCCACTCACACTTGCTGATTCCTCACTCGATTATCTTTTAGGGGAATTAAAATCCATTCCACATCTCAACCAAGTGCGAATCCATACCCGCCATCCCGTGACTATGCCCATGCGGCTTACAGAGTCTTTAAACGAAGTGTTTGCAAAATACTTTCCTTTGTATATGGTCACTCATTTCAATCACCCCAATGAAATTACAGATGAAACTAAAATGTATGTTATGCGAATGATAAAAACAGGCCATGTCTCTATTTTTAACCAATCCGTGTTACTTTCAGGAATCAATGATGACGCAAAAATTTTGTCGGAACTCAATTACAAACTGATCTCCATCGGGATCAAACCCTATTACCTCCACCAATGTGATGAGGTATTTGGAAGTTCTGATTTTGTTGTGCCGATTGAACGTGGGATTGAAATCTATCGGAAACTCCGTGGTTATCATTCTGGGATCACCATTCCCAGTTATGTAAAAGACCTGACTGGTGGTGGAGGGAAGGTTCTTCTCTCCCCTGACTATTTTCAAAAGAAAACAAAAGATGGATATCTATTCCAAAATTATTTAGGAGATGAATATGAAGTGGGCCATTAA
- a CDS encoding type II toxin-antitoxin system VapC family toxin encodes MNSRVYIETSVISYYTAKLSKDIRTLSRQETTIDWWEEEMSKFDCFISLAVIEEISKGNQLEAEKRLKASENLPILAEKVEIMALAEKYFSKLNIPEKSKYDTIHIAYASFYEVEYLLSWNMKHISNPRTQSALIDLNLELNWKTPLLITPEALMEIS; translated from the coding sequence ATGAACAGTCGAGTCTATATTGAAACTTCAGTAATAAGCTACTATACGGCAAAACTTTCTAAAGATATTCGCACTTTATCGCGTCAGGAAACCACAATTGACTGGTGGGAAGAGGAAATGAGTAAATTTGACTGCTTTATTTCTCTAGCCGTAATTGAAGAAATTTCAAAGGGAAACCAACTCGAAGCTGAAAAAAGATTAAAAGCATCCGAAAATTTGCCAATTTTAGCAGAAAAAGTCGAAATTATGGCTCTTGCTGAGAAATATTTTTCAAAATTAAACATTCCAGAAAAATCTAAATATGATACCATTCATATTGCGTATGCTTCATTTTATGAAGTTGAGTATCTTTTAAGTTGGAATATGAAACACATTTCTAACCCGAGAACTCAAAGTGCATTAATTGACTTGAATTTAGAACTTAATTGGAAAACACCCTTGCTTATTACGCCGGAAGCTTTAATGGAGATTTCATAA
- a CDS encoding restriction endonuclease: MAIPQFQEAMKPVLEFLSRNKESHTSEIRNYVASVFKTTNEEMEEMLPSKRAKLFYNRVAWAIQYLKMAELIESEKRSYYKITNAGKNYLPNSPSNITVQDLSKFEAFKLKKDSTEKSENIQEIQTLSSQTPEEMIQTGYNIILSDLSSELLKLLKSSSPYFFEFIVVDLLIKMGYGDKNDANAILTKKSGDEGVDGIIKEDKLGLEFIYVQAKRWENPVGRQEIQKFAGALQGQRAKKGVFITTSRFSNDAVEYVNKIESRIILIDGNELTKLMIEYGVGVSEKENFIIKKIDTDYFVEE, from the coding sequence ATGGCAATACCACAATTTCAAGAAGCGATGAAACCAGTTCTAGAATTTCTATCTAGAAATAAAGAAAGTCACACCTCGGAGATAAGAAACTATGTAGCTTCGGTTTTCAAAACAACAAATGAAGAAATGGAGGAAATGTTACCATCTAAAAGAGCCAAATTATTCTACAATCGCGTCGCTTGGGCAATTCAATATTTAAAAATGGCAGAATTGATTGAATCCGAAAAAAGATCTTACTATAAAATTACAAATGCAGGAAAAAATTATCTGCCAAATTCCCCGAGTAATATCACCGTACAAGATCTTTCTAAATTTGAAGCTTTTAAATTAAAGAAAGACTCAACAGAAAAATCAGAAAACATACAAGAAATCCAAACTTTATCCTCACAAACTCCAGAGGAAATGATTCAAACTGGGTATAACATCATTTTATCAGATTTATCTTCTGAGCTATTAAAGTTGCTCAAATCTTCCTCACCATACTTTTTTGAATTCATTGTTGTCGATTTGCTTATCAAAATGGGTTACGGTGACAAAAATGATGCAAATGCGATCCTTACTAAAAAAAGCGGTGATGAAGGTGTAGATGGAATTATTAAAGAAGATAAACTAGGATTAGAATTCATCTATGTTCAAGCGAAACGATGGGAAAATCCTGTTGGTAGACAAGAAATTCAAAAATTTGCAGGGGCATTACAAGGTCAAAGGGCTAAGAAAGGAGTTTTTATTACAACTTCTAGATTTTCGAACGATGCAGTTGAATATGTAAACAAAATCGAAAGTAGAATAATCTTAATTGATGGAAATGAATTAACAAAACTAATGATAGAATACGGTGTTGGAGTTTCCGAAAAAGAAAATTTTATTATTAAAAAAATTGATACCGATTATTTTGTTGAAGAATAG